In Castor canadensis chromosome 11, mCasCan1.hap1v2, whole genome shotgun sequence, a single genomic region encodes these proteins:
- the Kcnj2 gene encoding inward rectifier potassium channel 2 produces the protein MSAELLRVLQKLRLFSKAEALESKAEAMGSVRTNRYSIVSSEEDGMKLATMAVANGFGNGKSKVHTRQQCRSRFVKKDGHCNVQFINVGEKGQRYLADIFTTCVDIRWRWMLVIFCLAFVLSWLFFGCVFWLIALLHGDLDASKESKACVSEVNSFTAAFLFSIETQTTIGYGFRCVTDECPIAVFMVVFQSIVGCIIDAFIIGAVMAKMAKPKKRNETLVFSHNAVIAMRDGKLCLMWRVGNLRKSHLVEAHVRAQLLKSRITSEGEYIPLDQIDINVGFDSGIDRIFLVSPITIVHEIDEDSPLYDLSKQDIDNADFEIVVILEGMVEATAMTTQCRSSYLANEILWGHRYEPVLFEEKHYYKVDYSRFHKTYEVPNTPLCSARDLAEKKYILSNANSFCYENEVALTSKEEDDSENGVPESTSTDSPGDIDLHNQASVPLEPRPLRRESEI, from the exons ATGTCAGCTGAGTTACTGAG GGTTTTGCAAAAActcagactgttttccaaagcagagGCACTGGAGTCCAAGGCAGAAGCGATGGGCAGTGTGCGAACCAACCGGTATAGCATTGTTTCTTCGGAAGAAGACGGTATGAAGTTGGCTACCATGGCGGTTGCCAATGGCTTTGGGAATGGGAAGAGTAAAGTCCACACTCGGCAACAGTGCAGGAGCCGCTTTGTGAAGAAGGATGGCCACTGCAATGTACAGTTCATCAACGTGGGTGAGAAGGGACAGCGGTACCTCGCAGACATCTTTACCACATGTGTAGACATTCGCTGGCGGTGGATGCTGGTTATCTTCTGTCTGGCTTTTGTACTCTCCTGGCTCTTTTTTGGCTGTGTGTTTTGGTTGATAGCTCTGCTCCATGGGGATCTAGATGCATCAAAAGAGAGCAAAGCTTGTGTGTCCGAGGTCAACAGCTTTACAGCtgccttcctcttctccattGAGACCCAGACAACCATAGGCTACGGCTTCAGGTGTGTCACGGACGAATGCCCGATCGCCGTTTTCATGGTGGTGTTTCAGTCGATCGTGGGCTGCATCATTGATGCCTTTATTATTGGTGCAGTCATGGCTAAGATGGCAAAGCCGAAGAAGAGAAATGAGACTCTTGTTTTCAGTCACAATGCTGTGATTGCCATGAGAGATGGGAAGCTATGTTTGATGTGGCGAGTGGGCAATCTTCGGAAAAGTCACTTGGTGGAGGCCCATGTTAGGGCACAGCTCCTCAAATCCAGAATCACGTCAGAAGGGGAGTATATCCCCCTGGATCAAATAGACATCAATGTTGGCTTTGACAGTGGAATTGACCGGATTTTCCTGGTGTCCCCCATCACTATCGTCCATGAAATAGATGAAGACAGCCCTTTATATGACTTGAGTAAACAGGACATTGACAATGCAGACTTTGAAATTGTGGTGATACTGGAAGGCATGGTGGAAGCCACCGCCATGACGACACAATGTCGGAGCTCTTATCTGGCCAATGAGATCCTTTGGGGCCACCGCTATGAGCCAGTGCTCTTTGAAGAGAAGCATTACTACAAAGTGGATTATTCGAGGTTCCACAAGACTTATGAGGTACCTAACACTCCCCTTTGTAGTGCCAGGGACTTAGCAGAAAAGAAATATATCCTCTCAAATGCTAATTCATTTTGCTATGAAAATGAAGTTGCCCTCACAAGCAAAGAGGAAGATGACAGTGAAAATGGAGTCCCAGAAAGCACAAGTACAGACTCACCCGGTGACATAGACCTTCATAACCAGGCAAGCGTACCTCTAGAGCCCAGGCCCTTACGGCGAGAATCGGAGATATGA